A part of Gramella sp. MAR_2010_147 genomic DNA contains:
- a CDS encoding sugar MFS transporter translates to MANSVAKEKANFSQSGGGTTRSIIIIGALFFIFGFVTWLNSLLIPYLEIACELTKFQSFFVTFAFYIAYVVMAPISTRTLNKLGFKKGMSVALLIMAFGALLFIPAAITRTYLLFLSGLFIMGSGLAILQTASNPYVTIVGPAESAAKRISIMGICNKLAGAIAPILIGFFLQLEKADELQSEVANLTAAERINELNEMALRVIPPYIGIIIVLLLLAFWVYKSSLPEVDTDEEDENLSTSNAGKNSVFDFPHVILGVITLFLYVGVEVIAADSIISYGASQGIALTTAKYFATGTMVAMVVGYIIGIITIPKFIKQENALKLSAVFGIVFSILAIFTEGYVSLAFIALLGLANSLMWPAIWPLALADVGRFTKAASSLLVMGIAGGAIVPLAYGALAESWNPQEAYWVMVPCYLFILYFAVSGFKIRK, encoded by the coding sequence ATGGCAAATTCCGTAGCAAAAGAAAAGGCTAATTTTTCTCAATCTGGAGGAGGAACCACGCGTTCTATAATTATAATAGGAGCCTTATTTTTCATTTTTGGATTTGTAACCTGGTTAAACTCACTGTTAATCCCGTATCTTGAAATCGCCTGTGAACTCACCAAATTCCAATCGTTCTTTGTAACCTTTGCTTTCTATATTGCCTATGTGGTAATGGCGCCCATTTCTACCCGTACTCTCAATAAATTAGGTTTTAAAAAAGGAATGTCGGTCGCACTTTTAATCATGGCATTTGGCGCACTTCTCTTTATACCTGCGGCCATTACAAGAACGTACCTATTATTTCTATCAGGATTATTCATAATGGGTAGCGGACTTGCAATTTTGCAAACAGCTTCCAATCCTTATGTAACTATCGTTGGACCTGCTGAAAGTGCTGCGAAGCGTATCAGTATTATGGGGATTTGCAATAAGCTGGCGGGTGCTATAGCACCCATTCTTATCGGTTTCTTCTTACAACTGGAAAAGGCAGATGAACTCCAATCTGAAGTAGCAAACTTAACTGCTGCTGAAAGGATCAATGAACTTAATGAAATGGCCTTAAGGGTCATTCCGCCTTATATAGGAATTATAATCGTGCTTTTACTGCTAGCATTCTGGGTATATAAATCAAGCCTGCCAGAAGTGGATACCGATGAAGAAGACGAAAATTTATCTACAAGTAACGCAGGGAAAAACAGTGTTTTTGATTTTCCGCATGTGATATTGGGAGTGATCACCTTATTTCTATATGTTGGGGTGGAAGTGATTGCGGCAGATAGTATTATTAGTTATGGAGCATCACAGGGAATTGCACTTACTACCGCTAAATATTTTGCCACTGGAACCATGGTAGCTATGGTTGTAGGGTATATCATTGGGATTATTACCATTCCAAAATTCATCAAACAGGAAAATGCCTTAAAGCTTTCAGCAGTATTTGGAATCGTATTTTCTATACTGGCTATTTTTACTGAAGGTTATGTATCACTGGCGTTTATTGCATTATTAGGTCTTGCCAATTCTTTAATGTGGCCGGCGATCTGGCCTCTAGCACTTGCAGATGTAGGAAGATTTACTAAGGCAGCATCCTCTTTACTGGTGATGGGAATCGCAGGGGGAGCAATTGTACCTTTAGCGTATGGAGCACTTGCTGAAAGTTGGAATCCGCAAGAAGCTTACTGGGTAATGGTACCTTGTTACTTATTCATATTATACTTCGCAGTTTCAGGCTTTAAAATCAGGAAATAA